Proteins from a genomic interval of Panthera tigris isolate Pti1 chromosome A2, P.tigris_Pti1_mat1.1, whole genome shotgun sequence:
- the PTPN23 gene encoding tyrosine-protein phosphatase non-receptor type 23 isoform X3: MGSGQEAAVPVTWTEIFSGKSVAHEDIKYEQACILYNLGALHSMLGAMDKRVSEEGMKVSCTHFQCAAGAFAYLREHFPHAYSVDMSRQILTLNVNLMLGQAQECLLEKSMLDNRKSFLVARISAQVVDYYKEACRALENPDTASLLGRIQKDWKKLVQMKIYYFAAVAHLHMGKQAEEQQKFGERVAYFQSALDKLNEAIKLAKGQPDTVQDALRFTMDVIGGKYNSAKKDNDFIYHEAVPVLDTLQPVKGAPLVKPLPVNPTDPAVTGPDIFAKLVPMAAHEASSLYSEEKAKLLREMMAKIEDKNEVLDQFMDSMQLDPETVDNLDAYSHIPPQLMEKCAALSVRPDTVRNLVQSMQVLSGVFTDVEASLKDIRELLEEDELLEQKLQETLGQAGASLAGGAGSKAELAEVRRDWAKYMEVHEKASFTNSELHRAMNLHVGNLRLLSGPLDQVRAALPTPALTPEDKAVLQNLKRILAKVQEMRDQRVSLEQQLRELIQKDDITASLVTTDHSEIKKLFEEQLKKYDQLRVYLEQNLAAQDNVLRALTEANVQYAAVRRVLSDLDQKWKSTLQTLVASCEAYEDLMKKSQEGKDFYADLESKVAALLERAQSTCQAREAARQQLLDRELKKKPPPRPTAPKPLLPRREEGEAVETGDLPEELRSLPPDVVAGPRPPDTYLGAAAPLHFPPGPFPSVAGPGPHYLSGPLPPGTYSGHTQVLPPRVPQAPGHPAMAMAPGPALYPAPAYTPELGLVPRSSPQHGVVSGPYAGVGPPPPVAGLPSAPPPQFSGPELAMGVRPATTTVDSIQAPISSHTAPRPNPSPAPPQPCFPVSPPQPQLLPAPYTYPLGTKQPLTAPPAQHHFPPGIPPGFPAPRVGPQPQPQPHPHPTGVPFGPQHPQQPLPLQHPNLFPPQAPGRVPLQPSQPPQPPYPFTPQPGVLGQPTPPLHTQLYPGPSQDPLPPHSGALPFPSPGPPQSPHPTLAYGPAPSSRPLGPQAAPLSIRGPSPAGQPTPNPHLVPSPAPSPGPGPVPPQPPAAEPPPCARRGTATADLLSSSPESQHGGTQPPGGGQPLLQPTKVDAAEGRRPQALRLIERDPYERPERLQQLQQELEAFRGQLGDAGALDAVWRELQEAQEQDARGRSIAIARCYSLKNRHQDVMPYDGNRVVLRSGKDDYINASRVEGLSPYCPPLVATQAPLPGTAADFWLMVHEQKVSVIVMLVSEAEMEKQKVARYFPTERGQPMVHGALSLALSSVRATETHVERVLSLQFRDQSLKRSLVHLHFPTWPELGLPDSPSNLLRFIQEVHAHYLHQRPLHTPVIVHCSSGVGRTGAFALLYAAVQEVEAGNGIPELPRLVRRMRQQRKHMLQEKLHLRFCHEAVVRHVEQVLQRHGVPPPGRAPAGTGSSQKNHLPQDSQDLVLGGDVPISSIQATIAKLSIRPAGGLDSPAAGLPAPVEPPGLPPAGLPESAQLPSSSPPPLSSPLPEVPQPEEEQPAPAPPSLGPPSSSLELLASLTPEAFSLDSSLRGKQRMSKQNFLQAHNGQGLRAARPTDDPLSLLDPLWTLNKT; encoded by the exons ATGGGCTCGGGCCAAGAGGCCGCTGTTCCTGTCACCTG GACCGAGATCTTCTCTGGCAAGTCTGTGGCCCATGAGGACATCAAGTATGAGCAGGCCTGCATTCTCTACAACCTCG GGGCACTGCACTCCATGTTGGGGGCCATGGACAAGCGGGTGtctgaggag GGCATGAAGGTCTCCTGCACTCACTTCCAGTGCGCGGCAGGCGCCTTTGCCTACCTGCGCGAGCACTTCCCTCATGCCTACAGCGTTGACATGAGCCGCCAGATCCTCACTCTCAATGTCAACCTCATGCTG GGCCAGGCTCAGGAGTGCCTTCTGGAGAAGTCAATGTTGGACAACAGGAAGAGCTTTCTGGTGGCCCGCATCAGCGCACAG GTGGTGGATTACTACAAGGAGGCATGCCGGGCCTTGGAGAACCCTGACACCGCCTCGCTGCTGGGCCGGATCCAGAAGGACTGGAAGAAGCTCGTACAGATGAAGATCTACTACTTTGCAGCTGTGGCTCAT CTGCACATGGGGAAGCAGGCTGAGGAGCAGCAGAAGTTCGGGGAGCGG GTCGCATACTTCCAGAGTGCCCTGGACAAGCTTAATGAAGCCATCAAGTTAGCCAAG GGCCAGCCTGACACTGTGCAAGATGCGCTTCGCTTCACTATGGATGTCATTGGGGGAAA GTACAATTCTGCCAAAAAGGACAATGACTTCATCTACCACGAGGCTGTCCCAGTACTGGACACCCTGCAGCCCGTGAAAG gtgcccccttggtAAAGCCCTTACCAGTGAACCCCACAGACCCGGCCGTTACGGGCCCTGACATCTTTGCCAAACTGGTACCCATGGCTGCCCACGAAGCGTCGTCACTGTACAG TGAGGAGAAGGCCAAGCTGCTTCGGGAGATGATGGCCAAGATTGAGGACAAGAATGAAGTCCTGGA CCAGTTCATGGATTCGATGCAGTTGGATCCGGAGACCGTGGACAACCTTGATGCGTACAGCCACATCCCGCCCCAGCTTATGGAAAAGTGTGCCGCTCTCAGTGTCCGGCCCGACACCGTCAGGAACCTTGTCCAGTCCATGCAGG TGCTGTCAGGTGTGTTCACGGATGTGGAGGCCTCCCTGAAGGACATCAGGGAGCTGCTGGAGGAGGATGAGCTGCTTGAGCAGAAGTTGCAGGAGACCCTGGGCCAGGCCGGGGCCAGCCTGGCGGGAGGGGCCGGCTCCAAGGCGGAGCTGGCCGAGGTGAGGCGAGACTGGGCCAAGTACATGGAGGTCCACGAGAAGGCCTCCTTCACCAACAGCGAGCTGCACCGCGCCATGAATCTGCACGTCGGTAACCTGCGCCTGCTCAGCGGGCCGCTGGACCAGGTCCGGGCTGCCCTGCCCACGCCAGCCCTCACCCCAG AGGACAAGGCCGTGCTGCAGAATCTGAAGCGCATCCTGGCCAAGGTGCAGGAGATGCGGGACCAGCGCGTGTCCCTGGAGCAGCAGCTGCGTGAGCTTATCCAGAAGGATGACATCACCGCGTCACTGGTGACCACGGACCACTCGGAGATAAAG AAGCTGTTCGAGGAGCAGCTGAAGAAGTATGACCAGCTGAGGGTGTACCTGGAGCAGAACCTGGCCGCCCAGGACAACGTGCTGCGGGCGCTGACGGAGGCCAACGTGCAGTACGCGGCCGTGCGGCGGGTGCTCAGTGACCTGGACCAAAA GTGGAAGTCCACACTGCAGACCCTGGTGGCCTCCTGTGAAGCCTACGAGGACCTGATGAAAAAGTCCCAGGAGGGCAAGGACTTCTATGCCGACCTGGAGAGCAAGGTGGCTGCCCTCTTGGAACGGGCCCAGTCCACCTGCCAGGCCCGAGAGGCTGCCCGCCAGCAGCTCCTGGACAG GGAGCTGAAGAAGAAGCCACCCCCACGGCCCACAGCCCCGAAGCCGCTGCTGCCccggagggaggaaggagaggcggTAGAGACCGGAGACCTGCCTGAAGAGCTGCGCAGCCTGCCTCCAGACGTGGTGGCCGGCCCGCGGCCACCCGACACCTACTTGGGAGCCGCCGCCCCTCTCCACTTTCCTCCCGGCCCCTTCCCCAGTGTTGCAGGCCCGGGACCCCACTATCTCTCAGGACCCTTACCTCCTGGTACCTACTCGGGCCACACCCAGGTATtgccacccagggtcccccagGCCCCGGGACACCCTGCAATGGCCATGGCCCCCGGACCTGCCCTCTACCCGGCCCCTGCCTACACGCCGGAGCTGGGCCTCGTGCCCCGATCCTCCCCACAGCACGGCGTGGTGAGCGGCCCCTATGCGGGGGTAGGGCCACCCCCACCGGTGGCAGGCCTACCCTCAGCCCCACCTCCCCAGTTTTCGGGCCCCGAGTTGGCCATGGGGGTTCGGCCAGCCACCACCACGGTAGATAGCATCCAGGCCCCCATCTCCAGCCACACGGCACCACGGCCAAACCCTagccctgctcctccccagccctgcttcccGGTGTCCCCACCGCAGCCACAACTGCTCCCTGCACCCTACACCTACCCTCTGGGGACCAAGCAACCCCTCACAGCTCCCCCTGCCCAGCACCACTTTCCTCCTGGGATTCCCCCAGGTTTTCCAGCCCCGAGGgtggggccccagccccagccccagcctcatcCTCATCCCACGGGAGTACCATTTGGGCCCCAGCACCCCCAGCAGCCCCTTCCACTCCAGCATCCGAACCTCTTCCCACCCCAGGCTCCAGGGCGGGTacccctccagccctcccagcccccccaGCCTCCCTATCCCTTTACCCCTCAGCCTGGTGTCCTGGGACAGCCAACGCCGCCCCTGCACACACAGCTCTACCCGGGCCCCTCTCAGGACCCTCTGCCCCCCCATTCAggggctctgcccttccccagccctgggccacctcagtctccccatcccACCTTGGCATATggtcctgccccttcctcccggCCTCTGGGCCCCCAGGCAGCCCCTCTCTCCATTCGAGGTCCCTCACCTGCTGGCCAGCCCACGCCCAACCCCCACCTGGTGCCTTCTCCGGCCCCATCACCAGGGCCTGGCCCAGTACCTCCTCAGCCCCCCGCCGCAGAGCCGCCCCCGTGCGCGCGCCGGGGCACCGCGACCGCGGACCTGCTCTCCTCCAGCCCCGAGAGTCAGCACGGGGGCACACAGCCCCCCGGGGGCGGGCAGCCCCTGCTGCAGCCTACGAAGGTGGACGCGGCTGAGGGCCGCCGGCCACAGGCCCTGCGGCTGATTGAGCGGGACCCCTACGAGCGCCCCGAGAGGCTGCAGCAGTTGCAGCAGGAGCTGGAGGCCTTCAGGGGCCAGCTGGGCGACGCAGGGGCTCTGGACGCCGTGTGGCGAGAGCTGCAGGAAGCACAGGAACAGGACGCCCGGGGCCGGTCCATCGCCATCGCGCGCTGCTACTCGCTGAAGAACCGGCACCAGGACGTCATGCCCTACGACGGTAACCGCGTGGTGCTGCGCTCGGGCAAGGATGACTACATCAACGCCAGCCGCGTGGAGGGGCTCTCGCCGTACTGCCCGCCCTTggtggccacccaggcaccactgccCGGCACAGCCGCTGACTTCTGGCTCATGGTGCACGAGCAGAAGGTGTCGGTCATTGTCATGCTGGTGTCCGAGGCTGAGATGGAGAAG CAAAAGGTGGCACGCTATTTCCCCACTGAGAGGGGCCAGCCCATGGTGCACGGTGCCCTGAGCCTGGCGCTGAGCAGCGTCCGCGCCACCGAGACCCACGTGGAGCGCGTGCTGAGCCTGCAGTTCCGCGACCAGAGCCTCAAGCGCTCGCTCGTGCACCTCCACTTCCCCACGTGGCCCGAGTT agGCCTGCCTGACAGCCCCAGCAACTTGCTGCGCTTCATCCAGGAGGTGCACGCGCACTACCTGCATCAGCGGCCCCTGCACACGCCGGTCATCGTGCACTGCAG CTCCGGGGTGGGCCGGACGGGGGCCTTTGCGCTGCTCTACGCGGCCGTGCAGGAGGTGGAGGCCGGCAACGGGATCCCCGAGCTGCCCCGGCTGGTGCGGCGCATGCGGCAGCAGAGGAAACACATGCTGCAGGAGAAA CTGCACCTCAGGTTCTGCCACGAGGCGGTGGTGAGACACGTGGAGCAAGTGCTGCAGCGCCACGGTGTGCCCCCTCCGGGCAGGGCTCCGGCCGGCACAGGCAGCAGTCAGAAG AATCACCTTCCTCAGGACTCCCAGGACCTGGTTCTCGGTGGAGACGTGCCCATCAGCTCCATCCAGGCCACCATCGCCAAGCTCAGCATTCGGCCTGCCGGGGGCCTGGATTCGCCGGCTGCCGGCCTCCCTGCCCCTGTAGAGCCCCCAGGCCTGCCTCCAGCCGGCCTCCCGGAGTCTGCccagctcccctcctcctccccaccccctctctcttcaCCGCTGCCCGAGGTCCCCCAGCCTGAGGAGGAACAGCCAGCACCTGCGCCTCCCAGCCTGGggcccccctcttcctccctggaGCTGTTGGCCTCCCTAACTCCGGAGGCCTTCTCCCTGGACAGCTCCTTGCGAGGAAAGCAGCGGATGAGCAAGCAGAACTTTCTGCAGGCCCATAACGGGCAGGGTCTGCGGGCTGCCAGGCCCACCGATGACCCCCTTAGCCTTCTGGATCCGCTCTGGACGCTCAACAAGACCTGA